In Neisseria dentiae, one DNA window encodes the following:
- a CDS encoding HU family DNA-binding protein encodes MNKSELIEAIAQEADISKAAAAKALDGMTNAVTRALKKGDTVTLVGFGTFYVGERAERQGRNPKTGEPLTIAAAKTPKFRAGKALKDAL; translated from the coding sequence GTGAACAAGTCTGAACTGATTGAAGCCATCGCCCAAGAGGCAGATATTTCCAAAGCAGCCGCCGCCAAAGCTTTGGACGGTATGACCAATGCCGTAACCCGCGCGCTGAAAAAAGGCGATACCGTAACTTTAGTAGGTTTCGGTACTTTCTACGTTGGCGAGCGCGCCGAGCGTCAAGGCCGCAACCCGAAAACCGGCGAGCCGCTGACCATTGCCGCTGCCAAAACCCCGAAATTCCGCGCAGGCAAAGCCCTGAAAGACGCGCTGTAA
- a CDS encoding Tex family protein, which produces MNIIQAIAQELSATAAQITAAVELLDDGATVPFIARYRKEATGGLDDSQLRTLAERLTYLRELEERKQTVLKSIEEQGKLTPELQAAIEAADNKTALEDLYLPYKPKRRTKAQIARENGLQPLADSLLADQNQDPEAAAQGYLNEQVPDSKAALDGARAILMEQFAEDAELIGTLREKLWNEAEIHAQVIEGKETEGEKFADYFDHREAVRSMPSHRALAVLRGRNEGILQTALKYQPDETPITEQSDYEKIITRHFHINNKNKWLRDTVRLTWRAKIFLSLELEALGRLKENADTDAITVFARNLKDLLLAAPAGRLTTLGLDPGYRNGVKCAVVSDTGKLLDTVIVYLHQENNMLATLAKLIKQHGVKLIAIGNGTASRETDKIAGELVKAMPEMKLHKIVVSEAGASIYSASELAAKEFPDLDVSLRGAVSIARRLQDPLAELVKIDPKSIGVGQYQHDVNQSQLAKSLDAVVEDCVNAVGVDVNTASAPLLARISGLNQTLAHNIVAYRDENGAFDSRKKLLKVPRLGEKTYEQAAGFLRINGGKEPLDASAVHPEAYPVVAKMLDDLHIKAADLIGNREKIKQIKPAAYTTEQFGLPTILDILAELEKPGRDPRGEFQTATFAEGINEISDLQTGMILEGVVSNVANFGAFVDIGVHQDGLVHISALSNKFVQDPREVVKAGDVVKVKVLEVDAARKRIALTMRLDDEPGTQAKRSDRPSENNRRGDSRSAKPQRQEKAPANSAMADAFAKLKR; this is translated from the coding sequence ATGAACATCATCCAAGCCATCGCTCAAGAACTCTCCGCCACCGCCGCCCAAATCACCGCCGCCGTAGAGCTGTTGGACGACGGCGCCACCGTGCCCTTTATCGCCCGCTACCGCAAAGAAGCCACCGGCGGCTTGGACGACAGCCAGCTGCGCACCCTCGCAGAGCGACTCACCTACCTGCGCGAACTCGAAGAGCGCAAACAAACCGTATTAAAAAGCATCGAAGAGCAAGGCAAGCTCACGCCCGAATTGCAGGCGGCCATCGAAGCGGCCGACAACAAAACCGCGCTCGAAGACCTCTATCTGCCCTACAAACCCAAGCGTCGCACCAAAGCGCAAATCGCCCGCGAAAACGGCCTGCAACCCTTGGCCGATTCATTATTGGCCGACCAAAACCAAGACCCCGAAGCCGCCGCGCAAGGCTATCTCAACGAACAAGTGCCCGACAGCAAAGCCGCGCTCGACGGCGCGCGCGCCATTTTGATGGAACAATTCGCCGAAGACGCCGAACTGATCGGCACTTTGCGCGAAAAACTGTGGAACGAAGCCGAAATCCACGCCCAAGTGATTGAAGGCAAAGAAACCGAAGGCGAAAAGTTCGCCGACTATTTCGACCACCGCGAAGCCGTGCGCAGCATGCCCAGCCACCGCGCGCTGGCCGTATTGCGCGGCCGCAACGAAGGCATTCTTCAGACGGCCTTAAAATACCAGCCCGACGAAACCCCGATTACCGAACAGAGCGACTACGAAAAAATCATCACCCGACATTTTCATATCAACAATAAAAACAAATGGCTGCGCGACACCGTGCGCCTCACTTGGCGTGCCAAAATCTTTCTCTCGCTCGAGCTGGAAGCCTTAGGCCGTCTGAAAGAAAACGCCGACACCGATGCGATTACCGTGTTCGCCCGCAATCTCAAAGACCTGCTGCTGGCCGCCCCCGCCGGCCGCCTCACCACCTTGGGGCTAGACCCCGGCTACCGCAACGGCGTGAAATGCGCCGTGGTCAGCGACACCGGCAAACTGTTGGACACCGTGATTGTGTATCTGCATCAAGAAAACAATATGCTCGCCACCCTGGCCAAACTCATCAAACAGCACGGCGTGAAGCTGATTGCCATCGGCAACGGCACCGCCAGCCGCGAAACCGACAAAATAGCCGGCGAATTGGTGAAAGCCATGCCGGAAATGAAGCTGCACAAAATCGTTGTCAGCGAGGCCGGCGCGTCGATTTATTCCGCCAGCGAACTGGCCGCCAAAGAATTCCCCGATCTCGACGTTTCCCTGCGCGGCGCCGTCTCCATCGCCCGCCGCCTGCAAGATCCGCTGGCCGAATTGGTGAAAATCGACCCGAAATCCATCGGCGTCGGCCAATACCAGCACGACGTCAACCAATCGCAACTGGCCAAATCGCTCGATGCCGTGGTGGAAGACTGCGTGAACGCCGTGGGGGTGGATGTGAACACCGCCTCCGCGCCGCTGTTGGCACGAATTTCCGGCCTCAACCAAACGCTGGCGCACAACATCGTCGCCTACCGCGATGAAAACGGCGCATTCGACAGCCGCAAAAAACTCTTAAAAGTGCCGCGCTTGGGCGAAAAAACTTACGAGCAGGCCGCAGGCTTTTTGCGCATCAACGGCGGCAAAGAGCCGCTCGACGCTTCCGCCGTCCATCCCGAAGCCTACCCCGTCGTCGCCAAAATGCTCGACGACTTGCACATCAAAGCCGCCGATTTAATCGGCAACCGCGAAAAAATCAAACAAATCAAACCCGCCGCCTACACCACCGAACAATTCGGCCTGCCCACCATCCTAGACATCCTCGCCGAACTCGAAAAACCCGGCCGCGACCCGCGCGGCGAGTTTCAGACAGCCACCTTTGCCGAAGGCATCAACGAAATCAGCGATTTGCAAACCGGCATGATTTTGGAAGGCGTGGTGAGCAACGTTGCCAACTTCGGCGCGTTTGTGGATATCGGCGTACACCAAGACGGCTTGGTGCACATCTCCGCCCTGTCGAACAAATTCGTACAAGACCCGCGCGAAGTGGTCAAAGCCGGCGACGTGGTGAAAGTGAAAGTGCTGGAAGTCGATGCCGCACGCAAACGCATCGCCTTAACCATGCGTTTGGACGACGAACCCGGCACGCAAGCCAAACGCAGCGACAGGCCGTCTGAAAACAACCGCAGAGGCGATAGCCGCAGCGCCAAACCGCAACGGCAGGAAAAAGCCCCCGCCAATTCGGCGATGGCGGATGCGTTTGCGAAGTTGAAACGGTAA
- a CDS encoding endonuclease/exonuclease/phosphatase family protein, translating into MTPAPVTITSYNMHKGMSALNRKVQVGSMAEALQSLNSDILFLQEVQGEHQSRRAKLPDFPHLPHYDIISEHLSFNSSYGKNAIFPERHHGNAILSHMPIDTRHNLNISVNKLEQRGVLHCEILPENWSVPLVCLCAHLNLREPDRLKQYQAIFDYVTRQVDPESPLIIAGDFNDWRYKSAVSLGNALNLQEVFVDENGKRPKTFPSRLPILSLDRIYTRNLEVVEAQIHRSKQWQRLSDHLPLSVKVLPRIKQP; encoded by the coding sequence ATGACCCCCGCCCCCGTAACCATTACTTCTTACAATATGCACAAAGGCATGTCGGCGCTTAACCGCAAGGTTCAGGTCGGCAGCATGGCCGAAGCCCTGCAAAGCCTCAATTCCGACATTCTGTTTTTGCAGGAAGTGCAAGGCGAACACCAAAGCCGCCGCGCCAAACTGCCCGATTTCCCCCACCTGCCGCACTACGACATCATCAGCGAGCACCTTTCGTTTAACAGCAGTTACGGCAAAAACGCCATCTTTCCCGAGCGGCACCACGGCAACGCGATTCTCAGCCATATGCCCATCGACACCCGCCACAACCTCAACATCAGCGTCAACAAACTCGAGCAGCGCGGCGTTTTGCACTGCGAAATCCTGCCCGAAAACTGGAGCGTGCCGCTGGTTTGCCTGTGCGCCCACCTCAACCTGCGCGAACCCGACCGCTTAAAGCAATACCAAGCGATTTTCGACTACGTTACCCGCCAGGTCGACCCCGAAAGCCCGCTGATTATCGCCGGCGACTTCAACGACTGGCGCTACAAATCCGCCGTCTCGCTCGGCAACGCCCTGAATTTGCAGGAAGTGTTTGTCGACGAAAACGGCAAACGCCCCAAAACCTTCCCATCGCGCCTGCCGATTTTAAGCCTCGACCGCATCTACACCCGCAACCTCGAAGTGGTGGAAGCACAAATCCACCGCAGCAAACAATGGCAGCGCCTGTCCGACCACCTGCCCTTAAGCGTGAAAGTGCTGCCGCGCATCAAACAGCCGTAG
- the aroA gene encoding 3-phosphoshikimate 1-carboxyvinyltransferase gives MTESIRLPAAALKPSTVALPGSKSISNRTLLLAALSDNTCEIHSLLKSDDTDRMLEALQALGVKLEFLSDGRLKVHGCGGRFPNQSADLFLGNAGTAFRPLTAVLAVLGGDYHLHGVPRMHERPIGDLVDALRIAGADVRYLGNENYPPLQINRRADNGVRTIPIKGNVSSQFLTALLMALPLTGEAFTIEMVGELISKPYIDITLKLMAQFGVNVENRGYRVFNIPAGARYHAPENVYVEGDASSASYFLAAGLLSGQPVRVTGIGRNSIQGDVAFAHELEKIGAAVVWGDNFIEVSRPAGQAVLPFDLDANHIPDAAMTLAVVALATGAPCSLRNIGSWRVKETDRIAAMAAELRKVGATVVEEPEAIRITPPAALTPNAEIDTYDDHRMAMCFSLVSLLGVPVVINDPKCTHKTFPTYFDVFASLRK, from the coding sequence ATGACCGAATCCATCCGCCTGCCCGCCGCCGCCCTGAAACCCTCCACCGTTGCCCTGCCCGGCTCGAAAAGCATCAGCAACCGCACGCTGCTTTTGGCCGCCCTCTCCGACAACACCTGCGAAATCCACTCGCTGCTCAAATCCGACGACACCGACCGTATGCTCGAAGCACTGCAAGCGCTCGGCGTGAAGCTCGAATTTCTTTCAGACGGCCGTCTGAAAGTGCACGGCTGCGGCGGGCGTTTTCCCAACCAAAGCGCCGATTTGTTTTTGGGCAACGCCGGCACCGCCTTCCGCCCGCTTACCGCCGTTTTGGCCGTGCTCGGCGGCGACTACCACCTGCACGGCGTGCCGCGTATGCACGAGCGCCCCATCGGCGATCTGGTCGATGCCCTGCGCATTGCCGGTGCCGACGTGCGCTATCTGGGCAACGAAAACTACCCGCCGCTGCAAATCAACCGGCGCGCCGACAACGGCGTGCGCACGATTCCGATTAAAGGCAACGTGTCGAGCCAGTTTCTCACCGCGCTCTTGATGGCGCTGCCGCTCACCGGCGAGGCGTTTACCATAGAAATGGTGGGCGAGCTGATTTCCAAACCCTATATCGACATCACCCTCAAACTGATGGCGCAGTTCGGCGTAAACGTGGAAAACCGCGGCTACCGCGTGTTTAACATTCCCGCCGGCGCGCGCTACCATGCGCCGGAAAACGTTTATGTGGAAGGCGACGCTTCGAGTGCGTCTTACTTTCTCGCCGCCGGGCTGCTTTCCGGCCAACCCGTGCGCGTTACCGGCATCGGCAGAAACAGCATTCAGGGCGACGTGGCCTTCGCGCACGAGCTTGAAAAAATCGGCGCCGCCGTGGTTTGGGGCGACAACTTTATCGAGGTTTCCCGCCCCGCCGGCCAAGCCGTGCTGCCGTTCGATTTAGACGCCAACCATATCCCCGATGCCGCCATGACGCTGGCCGTGGTCGCCCTTGCCACGGGCGCGCCCTGCTCGCTGCGCAACATCGGCTCGTGGCGCGTAAAAGAAACCGACCGCATCGCCGCAATGGCGGCCGAGCTGCGCAAAGTGGGCGCCACCGTGGTTGAAGAGCCGGAAGCCATCCGCATCACCCCGCCCGCCGCGCTCACGCCGAATGCCGAAATCGACACCTACGACGACCACCGCATGGCGATGTGTTTTTCACTGGTGTCGCTGCTGGGCGTGCCGGTTGTTATCAACGACCCGAAATGCACGCACAAAACTTTCCCCACCTATTTCGATGTGTTCGCTTCGCTAAGAAAATAA
- the dalD gene encoding D-arabinitol 4-dehydrogenase, with protein sequence MSKNTWLHIGLGSFHRAHQAWYLNELIKQGDDSWTIAAGNIRNDSEHTIEALTAQNGEYVLETVSPRGEREYEVIKSIRKLIPWQADLAPLIEEGAQEAVKVIAFTVTEAGYYLDSNFKLVQTDPALKADLAGGNQTIYGIIAKILKKRMQLENGAVTLLCCDNVRHNGERFHDGLVEFLGLTGQNDIIEWMKNNVTTPNTMVDRIVPRPAEDLPARIQAQTGIADQAPVMGETFIQWVIEDNFKDNVRPALEKVGVELVESVIPYEEAKIRVLNVPHAAIAWMGTLLGELYIHDSTNLETARKIAHDYVTEDVITSLGNDLIDLGKYRDVVLDRFTNPHIKDTNQRVAADGFSKIPAQIQPTLIERFKQGARPAATAKLPALFFVFMERWHEGKLPFAYQDGILDEAAVHAMYESADPVKTFAADQALFGELAGKPEFEALLREQVEEVRKLIA encoded by the coding sequence ATGAGCAAAAACACTTGGCTTCACATCGGCTTGGGCAGTTTCCACCGCGCCCATCAGGCATGGTATCTCAACGAATTAATCAAGCAGGGCGACGACAGTTGGACGATTGCGGCCGGCAATATCCGCAACGACAGCGAACACACCATCGAAGCGCTCACCGCGCAAAACGGCGAATATGTGCTCGAAACCGTCAGCCCGCGCGGCGAGCGCGAATATGAGGTGATTAAGTCGATCCGCAAGCTGATTCCGTGGCAGGCCGATTTGGCGCCGCTGATCGAAGAGGGCGCTCAGGAAGCCGTTAAAGTGATTGCCTTCACCGTAACCGAGGCGGGCTATTATCTCGACAGCAATTTCAAACTGGTGCAAACCGATCCTGCGCTGAAAGCCGATTTGGCAGGCGGCAACCAAACCATTTACGGCATCATCGCCAAAATCCTCAAAAAAAGAATGCAGCTTGAAAACGGCGCCGTTACCTTGCTCTGCTGCGACAACGTGCGCCACAACGGCGAGCGCTTCCACGACGGTTTGGTCGAATTTCTCGGTTTAACCGGCCAAAACGACATCATCGAATGGATGAAAAACAACGTAACCACCCCCAACACCATGGTCGACCGCATCGTGCCGCGCCCGGCCGAAGATTTGCCCGCGCGCATTCAGGCGCAAACGGGCATAGCCGACCAAGCGCCGGTGATGGGCGAAACCTTTATCCAATGGGTGATTGAAGACAATTTCAAAGACAACGTGCGCCCCGCGCTAGAAAAAGTGGGCGTGGAGTTGGTTGAATCGGTGATTCCCTACGAAGAAGCCAAAATCCGCGTGCTCAACGTGCCGCACGCCGCCATCGCCTGGATGGGCACGCTGCTGGGCGAACTCTATATCCACGACAGCACCAATCTCGAAACCGCGCGCAAAATCGCCCACGACTACGTTACCGAAGACGTTATCACCAGCCTCGGCAACGATTTGATCGACTTGGGTAAATACCGCGATGTGGTGTTGGACCGTTTCACCAACCCCCATATCAAAGATACCAACCAGCGCGTGGCCGCCGACGGTTTTTCCAAAATTCCCGCCCAAATCCAGCCCACGCTGATCGAGCGTTTCAAACAGGGCGCACGCCCCGCGGCTACCGCCAAACTGCCGGCGCTGTTTTTCGTGTTTATGGAGCGCTGGCACGAAGGCAAACTGCCCTTTGCTTATCAAGACGGTATTCTCGACGAAGCCGCCGTACACGCGATGTATGAGTCGGCCGACCCCGTGAAAACCTTTGCCGCCGACCAAGCCCTGTTCGGCGAATTGGCAGGCAAGCCCGAGTTTGAAGCCCTGCTGCGCGAACAGGTGGAAGAAGTGCGCAAACTGATCGCTTAA
- the xylB gene encoding xylulokinase has product MYLGIDYGTSEIKALLTDEAGNIVQTHGVSLSIQRPQPHWSEQGADEWWRATHDLMAAMREKSGAAWGQIKAVGLSGQMHGAVLLDENNQALRPVILWNDTRSEAECAELEAAVPGLHAITGNLAMPGFTAPKLLWVAKHEPEIFARTATVLLPKDYIRLRMTGRKISEMSDAAGTLWLDTAKRDWSDEVLAACKLSRNHMPELIEGSHNSGTLLPEVAAQWGLPANVIVAGGGGDNAASAVGVGAVNAGDAFVSLGTSGVVFVVNDSYRPAPENAVHCFCHALPERWHQMSVMLSAAACLGWYCRLIGVPEAQLMEEIAALSAEEKASAPVFLPYLSGERTPHNDAGASGSFHGIRHSANRAVMGYAVVEGVAFGIADGVRVLRESGTRIQTASLLGGGARSPFWAQLLADILKINIITHKGGATGGALGAARLAALACGKSEAEVCLKPETDRVYTPDAAQADYLAARYRQFGALYRNELSFRPHGA; this is encoded by the coding sequence ATGTATCTCGGTATCGACTACGGCACGTCCGAAATCAAAGCCCTGCTCACCGACGAAGCGGGCAATATCGTGCAAACCCACGGCGTATCCTTAAGCATTCAACGCCCGCAGCCGCATTGGTCGGAGCAGGGCGCCGATGAATGGTGGCGGGCCACACACGATTTGATGGCGGCCATGCGCGAAAAAAGCGGCGCTGCCTGGGGGCAGATAAAAGCCGTCGGCTTATCGGGGCAGATGCACGGCGCGGTGCTGCTCGATGAAAACAACCAAGCGCTGCGCCCCGTGATTTTGTGGAACGACACCCGCAGCGAAGCCGAATGCGCCGAGCTGGAAGCCGCCGTGCCCGGCCTGCACGCGATTACCGGCAATCTGGCCATGCCCGGGTTTACCGCGCCCAAACTTTTGTGGGTGGCGAAGCACGAGCCGGAAATCTTCGCCCGAACCGCAACCGTGCTGCTGCCGAAAGACTATATCCGCCTGCGCATGACGGGCAGGAAAATATCGGAAATGTCCGACGCGGCAGGCACGCTGTGGCTCGACACCGCCAAACGCGATTGGTCAGACGAAGTATTGGCCGCCTGCAAACTCAGCCGCAACCATATGCCCGAGCTTATCGAAGGCAGCCATAACAGCGGCACGCTGCTGCCCGAAGTGGCGGCGCAATGGGGCTTGCCCGCAAACGTTATCGTGGCGGGCGGCGGGGGCGACAATGCCGCCAGCGCCGTCGGCGTGGGCGCGGTGAACGCGGGCGATGCGTTTGTTTCTTTGGGCACGTCCGGCGTGGTGTTTGTGGTGAACGACAGTTACCGCCCCGCACCCGAAAACGCCGTGCACTGCTTCTGCCATGCCTTGCCCGAACGTTGGCACCAAATGAGCGTAATGCTCAGCGCCGCCGCCTGCCTGGGCTGGTATTGCCGGCTTATCGGCGTACCGGAAGCGCAACTGATGGAAGAAATCGCCGCCTTGAGCGCAGAAGAAAAAGCCTCCGCGCCGGTTTTTCTGCCTTATCTTTCGGGCGAGCGCACGCCGCACAACGATGCCGGTGCCAGTGGCAGTTTCCACGGCATACGCCATAGCGCAAACCGCGCGGTTATGGGTTATGCCGTGGTGGAAGGCGTGGCTTTCGGCATCGCCGACGGCGTGCGCGTGCTGCGGGAAAGCGGCACCCGGATTCAAACAGCCTCGCTGCTCGGCGGCGGCGCACGCAGCCCGTTTTGGGCGCAGCTTCTGGCCGATATTCTGAAAATAAACATCATCACCCACAAAGGCGGCGCCACCGGCGGCGCCCTCGGTGCGGCGCGGCTGGCCGCTTTGGCGTGCGGCAAAAGCGAAGCCGAAGTGTGCTTGAAGCCCGAAACCGACCGTGTCTATACGCCCGATGCAGCGCAGGCGGATTATCTCGCTGCGCGCTACCGGCAGTTCGGAGCCTTATACCGAAACGAGTTGTCGTTCAGACCGCATGGCGCTTGA
- a CDS encoding MFS transporter, with protein MNNLENETKQWLGLPLNLLWGYVAIALFMTGDGFELAFLSKYITDLGFTEAQSSSAFAVYGFAAALAAWISGVFAEIVTPRKAMLAGFVMWCVFHVLFLVFGLGGKNYFFIMLFYGIRGFAYPLFLYSFIVMIVQNVKSTQISPSMGWFWTTYSVGIGVFGSFIPSLTIPAMGEMGTLWLALAFCFAGGLVALVMLRNVNSYSPMHGLSRQQKFSELSRAITLLVTNRNILFSSWVRIINTLSLFGFAVIMPMMFTKELGFTTSQWLQIWTVFFATTLVSNVFWGIVGEKLGWIKVVRWFGCIGMALSTLSFYYIPQYYNTIAEAGVNGAGTAEFMVAWIPAILLGWFVAAFVPMTAIFTTLEPKHQGAAISVYNLSAGLSNFLAPAIATVLLPYFSFIGVVYAYTALYLFAFAVTYFIKVKQPGFDT; from the coding sequence ATGAACAATTTGGAAAACGAAACCAAGCAATGGCTGGGGCTGCCCCTAAACCTGCTGTGGGGCTATGTGGCCATCGCGCTGTTTATGACGGGCGACGGCTTCGAGCTGGCGTTTTTGTCGAAATACATCACCGATTTGGGCTTCACCGAGGCGCAATCGTCTTCGGCTTTCGCCGTTTACGGTTTTGCCGCCGCACTGGCCGCGTGGATTTCCGGCGTGTTCGCCGAGATTGTCACCCCGCGCAAAGCCATGCTGGCGGGTTTTGTGATGTGGTGCGTGTTTCATGTGCTGTTTTTGGTGTTCGGCTTGGGCGGTAAAAACTACTTTTTCATCATGCTGTTTTACGGTATTCGCGGTTTTGCCTACCCGCTGTTTCTGTATTCGTTTATCGTGATGATCGTTCAAAACGTGAAAAGCACGCAAATCAGCCCCTCGATGGGTTGGTTTTGGACCACTTATTCGGTGGGTATCGGCGTGTTCGGCAGCTTTATCCCCAGCCTCACCATTCCCGCGATGGGCGAAATGGGTACGCTGTGGCTGGCGCTGGCGTTTTGCTTTGCCGGCGGCTTGGTGGCGTTGGTGATGCTGCGTAACGTCAACTCTTATTCGCCCATGCACGGTTTGTCGCGCCAACAGAAGTTTTCCGAACTCAGCCGCGCCATCACCCTGCTGGTTACCAACCGCAATATTCTGTTTTCAAGCTGGGTGCGGATTATCAACACGCTCTCGCTGTTCGGCTTCGCCGTGATTATGCCGATGATGTTCACCAAAGAGCTGGGCTTCACCACTTCGCAATGGCTGCAAATCTGGACGGTGTTTTTCGCCACCACGCTGGTTTCCAATGTGTTTTGGGGGATTGTGGGCGAAAAATTGGGGTGGATTAAAGTGGTGCGCTGGTTCGGCTGCATCGGCATGGCACTCTCGACGCTGAGTTTTTACTATATCCCGCAGTATTACAACACCATCGCCGAAGCGGGCGTAAACGGTGCCGGCACCGCCGAATTTATGGTGGCTTGGATTCCCGCCATCCTGCTGGGCTGGTTTGTGGCCGCATTCGTGCCGATGACCGCCATTTTCACCACCCTGGAACCCAAGCACCAAGGCGCGGCGATTTCGGTGTATAACCTGTCGGCCGGTTTGTCGAACTTTCTCGCACCCGCAATCGCCACCGTTTTGCTGCCGTATTTCAGCTTTATCGGAGTGGTTTACGCCTATACCGCGCTGTATCTGTTTGCCTTTGCGGTAACTTATTTCATCAAAGTGAAGCAGCCCGGGTTCGATACGTAA
- the fabG gene encoding 3-oxoacyl-ACP reductase FabG: protein MSSQDLSGKTALVTGASRGIGAAIADTLAAAGATVIGTATSESGAQVISERLAQWGGQGRALNAAEPESIENLIAGIEKEFGKLDILVNNAGITRDNLLMRMKEEEWDDIMQVNLKSVFRASKAVLRGMMKQRSGRVINITSVVGAMGNAGQANYAAAKAGLIGFSKSMAREVGSRGITVNCIAPGFIDTDMTRALPEETRKMFEAQTSLGKFGDAQDIADAVLFLASDQAKYITGQTLHVNGGMLMP from the coding sequence ATGAGTTCACAAGATTTAAGTGGCAAAACCGCCCTCGTTACCGGCGCATCCCGCGGTATCGGCGCTGCGATTGCCGACACGTTGGCCGCAGCCGGCGCCACCGTTATCGGCACCGCTACCAGCGAAAGCGGCGCCCAAGTCATCAGCGAACGCCTCGCACAATGGGGTGGGCAAGGCCGCGCACTTAATGCCGCCGAACCCGAAAGCATCGAAAACCTGATTGCCGGCATCGAAAAAGAATTCGGCAAACTCGACATTCTCGTCAACAACGCCGGCATCACCCGCGACAACCTGTTGATGCGTATGAAAGAAGAAGAGTGGGACGACATCATGCAGGTTAACCTCAAATCCGTGTTCCGAGCCAGCAAAGCCGTGCTGCGCGGCATGATGAAACAGCGCAGCGGCCGCGTGATCAACATCACTTCCGTCGTAGGCGCCATGGGCAACGCCGGACAGGCCAACTATGCCGCTGCCAAAGCAGGCCTGATCGGTTTTTCCAAATCTATGGCACGCGAAGTCGGCAGCCGCGGAATTACCGTCAACTGTATTGCCCCCGGTTTTATCGACACCGACATGACCCGCGCCCTGCCCGAAGAAACCCGCAAAATGTTTGAAGCGCAAACCTCGTTGGGCAAATTCGGCGACGCGCAAGATATTGCCGATGCCGTGCTGTTTTTAGCCAGTGACCAGGCCAAATACATTACCGGCCAAACCCTGCATGTAAACGGCGGCATGCTGATGCCCTAA
- the pncB gene encoding nicotinate phosphoribosyltransferase, whose amino-acid sequence MAQHTPIIQSLLDTDLYKFTMLQVILHQFPQAHGVYEFRCRNNDQTVYPLAEIQAELEQELDSLCRLQFSQCELDYLRSLRFIKSDFVDYLELFQLKRRFVQVGTDDEGRLNIRVEGPMIQAMFFEIYILAIVNELYFRRLETPEVLAEGERRLQAKAALLQELAASQNPADPPFLISDFGTRRRYTLAWQEHVIKTLYAAVPEVMRGTSNVYLAKKLGITPIGTMAHEFLQAFQALDVRLRDFQKAALESWVREYRGDLGIALTDVVGMDAFLRDFDLYFAKLFDGLRHDSGDPYVWGDKAYAHYKKLKIDSRTKMLTFSDGLDIEKSWALHQYFKNRFKTSFGIGTNLTNDLGHTTLNIVLKLVECNGQSVAKLSDSPGKTMTDNDTFLAYLRQVFQVPAPEQ is encoded by the coding sequence ATGGCCCAACACACACCCATCATCCAATCGCTGCTCGACACCGATTTATACAAATTCACCATGTTGCAGGTGATTTTGCACCAATTTCCGCAAGCCCACGGCGTGTATGAATTCCGCTGCCGCAACAACGACCAAACCGTTTACCCGCTGGCCGAAATCCAAGCCGAGTTAGAGCAGGAGCTCGATTCGTTGTGCCGGCTGCAATTCAGCCAGTGCGAGTTAGACTATCTGCGCAGCCTGCGCTTTATCAAAAGCGATTTCGTCGATTATCTCGAACTGTTCCAGCTCAAACGCCGCTTCGTGCAGGTAGGCACCGACGATGAAGGCCGTTTGAATATCCGCGTCGAAGGGCCGATGATACAGGCAATGTTTTTCGAGATTTATATTCTCGCCATCGTTAACGAACTCTATTTCCGACGCCTCGAAACCCCCGAAGTTTTGGCCGAAGGCGAACGCCGCCTGCAAGCTAAAGCCGCCCTGCTTCAAGAGCTGGCCGCTTCGCAGAATCCTGCCGATCCGCCGTTTTTGATTTCCGACTTCGGTACCCGCCGCCGCTACACGCTCGCCTGGCAGGAACACGTTATCAAAACCCTTTACGCCGCTGTGCCCGAAGTGATGCGCGGCACCAGCAACGTCTATTTGGCAAAAAAACTCGGCATCACCCCTATCGGCACCATGGCGCACGAATTTTTACAAGCCTTTCAAGCGCTTGATGTGCGATTGCGTGATTTTCAGAAAGCCGCCCTTGAGAGCTGGGTGCGCGAATACCGCGGCGACCTCGGTATCGCCCTTACCGATGTGGTGGGCATGGATGCCTTTTTACGCGATTTCGATCTCTATTTTGCCAAACTCTTCGACGGCCTGCGCCACGACAGCGGCGACCCCTACGTTTGGGGCGACAAAGCCTACGCGCACTACAAAAAACTCAAAATCGACAGCCGCACCAAAATGCTCACTTTTTCAGACGGCCTCGATATCGAGAAATCATGGGCGCTGCACCAATACTTCAAAAACCGCTTCAAAACCAGTTTCGGCATCGGCACCAACCTTACCAACGATTTGGGGCATACCACGCTCAACATCGTATTGAAACTGGTCGAGTGTAACGGCCAGTCGGTGGCCAAACTTTCCGACAGCCCCGGCAAAACCATGACCGACAACGACACCTTCCTTGCTTATTTGCGCCAAGTATTCCAAGTGCCCGCGCCCGAACAATGA